The nucleotide sequence TTTTTACTATAAGTAGCACTCATTCTATTCAAACGATGATTATTTTATCACAAATTGTAGTTTATGCCTCATTTTTATAAAAAAGTGATCAATTAGTTTTTAGCTTTTTTAAGACTCTCATCTCCAAAGATTCTAATGTCCCTTTTTAATAAAGATTCATAGAGTGGTTTAACTCCAAAAAAGCGCATCATCATGGCTGCGACCATACATACTATCCCCATAGGAAGTAATAATTGATATTGTCCTGTTAATTCCGACATAAGTATCACTCCCGTTAATGGTGCTCCAACAACAGCTGTAAAGAACCCTGCCATGCCAATAATTGCCAATTCTGCAGAGTAGATATGCAAACCAGGAGCAATTAGGGCGTATACTTTTCCTAGTGAAGCTCCGATAAACAACATTGGAGAAAAAACACCTCCAACAACACCACTACAGAAAGAGATCGTACCTCCAACCAAACGACCTATAATCAAGCTCGCTAACTCAGGAAGAGATTGTGCATCATTAAGATGATTCGCCAATAAATCCATACCTGAACTGTTGTAATTAGGGTTGATTTGGAAAAGCAATGCAAAAGAAATGGCTACCACTATAAAAGTGATATATGGTACTTTTGCTTTTAGAAAGTCGAATACGCTATACCCCACTTTAATTGCATACAAAAATGCTGCACCTGTGAGACTCATAAACACTCCAAATAATACAAAAGATAAATAATGTACTTGAGGAATTACTGAAATCTGATCAGCTCCCACAGGTATATCTAAAGTATCACCTACAATAAACTGAGCGATCCAAGTACTAACAAAAGAAGCCATCATGATTCCTGTGTATGACCTAAAGTTAAACTTAAATGAAGGACGCATCTCTTCAATAACCAAAAGTACTCCCGCAATAGGTGCGTTAAAAGCAACGGCTAATCCAGCTCCTGCACCACAAGCTAATAAATGGTTTCTGATGTCTACTTCACTGTATTTTGATCCTTTCCAAAAGCCCGTCAACATCTCACCTATTGCTCCTCCGAGGTGTATTGTAGGTCCTTCTCTCCCTACTACCATTCCTCCCAGTTGAGCCGCAATACCTCCGAAAAATTTTACAGGAACTACTTGTTTCCATTTAATTTTCCGCTTGCCTATCATTGTGCCTTCTACTTCCTGAACACCGCTTCCTCCTGCTTCTGGAGCATATTTTTTCACTAAAACATAAGAGATAAAAGTTCCTAAAGCCATAGCGATAACAACTCCTGTAATGGATAAATGTGCTTCTACAAAATCTCTAAAGACATCGAGATGATTGGTTAAGTAATTGTATACTCCTCCAACTATACCGACTAGTATTCCTACGCATAAAGAAAGAACCAATAAAAGTCTCGTTTCCTTAACGGTCTCTGAATGTGATTGTAATTCCATGATGAATAATTGAGCATCTTTAATGTGTTGTTCTTTATAATTGGTTACTTCTAAAGTGAAGTATTTAATATCTTAATATCACAAGTTTTTTGCAATACTAACTCTACTTGTGATCATCAATAATTGGTTTCTATCCGAGTATTTGACCAAATAAATAGATAAAAAAATCGACTACCTCAACAAAGAGGCAGCCGATAAACTATATCGATTAAGGTTGCTTAATCTTCTTTCACTACATAAGTATAGTATTTTACAGAACCATCTTCTTGTACTTCTTCATAAGCTCCTTGGATTTCATTATCGAAACCAGGGAATTTTTTATTTGTTTCTTGGAACATTTCGAAGTATTTGATTGTAGGCTCACATTTCTCATCATATCGTTCACCAGGAAGAATAACACCTATACCTGGAGGATAAACAAGTGCCATTGTTGCTGCAACTCTACCCGATATTTCTTCCATTGGAACATATTCCACCTCATTCTGAACGAACTTTTGGAAAGCATCATAAGGAGTCATCACTGGCGTTGGGAAATATTGCTCTTGGAACATGTCCTTTTGCAATTGATCTGCTTGCCATTTCTTTAATACATCATGCATTTCCTGACAAACCTCTTTCAATGTTCTCCCTTTGTAAAATTCAGGATGTTGAGCGGCCATTTCAGGAAGAGCTTCTTCCATCAAAGCTCCATTATCATAAAGCTCTTTGAACTTCACCATTTCTGCTACTAACGTAGAAATTTTTGTACGTTCAATAGCTGGTGTCAATAAGAATAAAATAGAGTAGAAATCTGCTTTTTCAGCAACAATACCTTTCTCTCTCATGTATTCCTTAAGAATTGGAGCAGGAATACCCATTTCAGCAAATTCACCTGATTGGCGATCTAAACCTGGTGTTAAGAACAATAATTTTGTAGGATCTTTCATCACATAGTTATCTTCTATGTCATGGTATCCATGCCATTTTGCTCCTTTCTCAAATGACCAAGCCTGTTGTTCTTTAGAAAGTATTTTTGTGTCGATGTCTTCCCACTTGTATTGTCCATTTTCTAAGAATTTAGAATCTTTGATGTTCACTACATCTGGAACGAATGGGTCTACAAACCATTGCTTATCAGAATCATCATTGGTAGCGAATTCTGCTGCTAATGCTCTAACTTTCTTCGCCATCTCAATCGACATTTCTATGGCTGAATTCCATAACCATTCACCATTTTTACCTTTCATCATTTGTGCTCCAACATCTAATGAAGCAAACATTGGATAATATGGTGAAGTAGACATGTGCATCATATATACCTCATTAAAACGTTGGTGAGAAGCTCTACGTTTCTGTTCTCCCAAGTGATCATCTTTCATATGAATTTGTGAAGCTTGAGAAAGGCCCGCCAATTGTTTGTGTGTAGATTGTGTTACTACAATCCCTGGGTCATTGTCTTTTAATTGTTTCAACCCTAATCCAAAGTGACCCGCATATAATGGATGGAAATTCATAAATGCCCCCCAAGCTTCATCAAAGAAGATATAATCACAAAGGTGACCAATTCTATCTATGATTTCTTGAACGTTGTAGATGGTTCCATCATAAGTACAATTCTCAATGATAGCCATACGGAACGGACGTTCTTTTTTGTAAGCTTCTTTATCTTTTACTAAGGGATTATTTTTGATTTGTTCTCGGATATGTTCTTCCGTTAAAGTAGATGATGCTAATGGACCCACCATACCAAATGGATTACGGTCATCTTGCATATATACCGGAATAGCTCCAGATAACATCAAAGCTGAATGGTGATGTGACTTATGATTATTACGATCGAATAACACTAAATCACCTTTTGTTAGAATACCATTATTGACCATTTTATTGGATGTAGAAGTACCATTCAATACGAAGTAAGTACGATCTGCACCAAAGATTTCAGCAGCTTGCTTTTCCGCTTCACCGTAAGCACCCGAGTGATCAAAAATACCACCTAAATCTGGAACGAAATTAAAATCTGAGCGAAAGAAGTTTTCTCCCATATGATCGAAAAATGCTTTACCCACTGGAGACTTTTCGTAAAAAACACCTCCATTATGACCTGGTGCTAACCACATTTCATTTCCTTTCTCAACGTAGTCTACCATACCTCCGAAGAAAGGCGTTTTGATACTTTCAAGATAATCTTCCATATGCTTTCTAACGTGTTTCGCCATAAAGTCTGGTGTATCTTCTTGTAGGTATAAAGCACCGGTAATTTCTTCAAAGATTTCGTTAGGAAGTTCAGTAATTTTTTCTGTTTCATTCAAAAGGAATATTGGAGCCTCTAATCCTCTTTCCTTTACTTTTTCTATTAAGTTCTTAGTATTTGCATCCGAATGGTCTAATAATAATAATGCGATAGAAGCATCATTTTCAATGGCCATTCTTGTTTCAAATGCATCGTTAGTTTGGATAACTTTATAACCGTAAGATTCAATATTTGCTACGATCTGAGAGATGACTTTTCCAATATAAGTATCCTTTCCTGCTTCGCTATGGAATACTAATGCTTGGTATAAATTTTTGTATTTCATGATTGATTTGATTGATGATAAAGAATAGGTTTATCTTGTTTGATTACACTACAAATGTCCGTATTATAATCTTGTTTGATTGGTAAAAAAGAGAGAAGGATTAGTAAATTACTTTCTTTTATAAGACTGATATGAAGCAATTTAAAAACACACTCACCTATCATAATTTAGAATTGATGAGTGTGTTTTGTATTTATTTTGTGTGTTTGTTATCCATGTACTGACCAGTTTTAGTGAAGTAGATCACATTCTTATCTTCTCCTTTTGTGATGTAAACCATATACAATTCAGTACCTTTATTTAATTTAGTTCTTACCTTTTCGATTGTCTTTAAAACAGTCCAATCAGGGTAGTCTTTATTAATTTTATCAGTGATTGACTGAGGTAGATCTACATTTTCTAAATCTTTTTTTACCATAAGAACATCTCCATCCTTATTCATGTAAATTTTCTCTGTTCCGTCTACTGTTTTTAAAACGATCTCATAAGTATTTGAGAAAAGTCCAGTAACCGGCTTGTTCTTATAAACTACTTTAAAATCTTCTTGTAATAATGTTGATGGCATAACAGTAATTTGATCAATATAGAAATCAGAATAGTCTTCTTCGATTTCTTCCACCAAGTTTACTGGAATTTCTTCTTCACCAATTTGTTCAACTTTTAATACTGCTTTCTGAGCAAAAGTAACGTTGGCAAATAAGAATAGGCCAAATGCTAAAGATGATTTAAGTTTCATGTTTTTTTGATTTTAATATTTTGTGTAATGTGAAAATAGGATGGTGTGTAAAGAATAATTATTGTTTATTTCAACACCGTAATTAGTATATATAACGACGTTCATTTTGATAGCTCTGTAAATTTTTAATCGGTTTATATAAAAAAACAACCAATTGATTTTCAGTGATTATAAATCGTATACAAAAAAAATAACCACTCCTTAATTAATAGAAGTGGTTATCATATATATTCTTTATACTTATGTGATTAGAAAGAAACTGCACCTGTAGAAATCATGTAGATAGCTACAATTGCTAATAACATAATTACAATTTCAATTACTCTTTCACCTTTAGTGTATATTTTCTTACCAGCTTTTACTTCGTCTTTATGTGCTAATCGATAGAAAGGAATACCGATAGCATAGAAGATAGTTGCCATTAGTAAGTAGCTCATACCTGCAGCGTATACTAACCATAAGCAGTATAATGTAGTAATTGCTCCCACAGCAATGGCTAAAGTACGTTTTTTACTATTAGCAAGAATTTCTTTTGACTTAGCTCCCTTAAATAGATACATCGCACTAAGAAGGTATGAAGGTAAAATCATTACCCCGGCAATATCAATTGCAGCCAGATAAACATCTTGTGCAAAAATGACAGAGAACATACCAATTTGCATAATGATTGAAGAAATATATAGTGCAGTTGTAGGTGCTCCATTACCATTTTCTTTTACGAATAACTTAGGAAGCACACCATCTTTTGCAGCATCATGAGGAACTTCTGCAACCAAGATAGTCCACGCTAACCATGCACCAGTTACTGAGATAATCACAGCAACATTTACAAATGTAAGTCCCCAATGTCCAACTGCAGCCTCTAATAAAGCTCCCGATGAAGGATCTGCTAATTTAGCTAGTTCTGGCTGTTGCATGATACCAAATGCAAGAACAGAAATAATTACATACATAGATAATGCTGCTAAAAAACCAATAACTGTTGCCTTACCTACATCTGAAGACTTCTTCGCTTTTGATCCAATAACTACCGCTCCCTCAATACCGATAAAGCACCATAACGTTACAAGCATAGTAGACTTAATCTGAGATCCTAAACCATCTAGGTGATATGCATTACCCCAGAAATCTTTTGTTAAAAGGTCATATTTGAAAGAAACGATCAGAATACCGATCACAATCACTAATCCTGCAAATTTTGCTACTGTTGAGATCGTATTCAAGAAAGATGTTTTACCAGTTCCTAAGAAAGATATAAAGTTCATGAACCAGATCATACCAGATCCTAATGCGATAGTTTGCCAACCATGTTTTAATAAAACTGGAAAGAAAACACCTAATGCATCATTTAACATTACTGCAAAAGCTACGTTACCTAATGCTGCAGAAATCCAATATCCCCAAGCTGAATTAAAACCTACATAACGGCCAAAACCAGCTTTTGCATAACCATAAATACCTGAAGTTATATCTGATCGTTCTTCGGATAACGTTTTAAAAGTATACACTAAAAGGCCTACTCCAATACCCGATATAATCCATGATAATATTACTGCTCCTAATGAGGCACTTGCTGCCATATTTTGTGGTATATTAAAAATACCACCTCCAATCATTGAACCAAATACAATGGCTACAAGACCGGCTAACCCTACTTTTGTAGATTTGTTTTCCATAATTTTGTTGATGAATATGTATTATTGATGATTAATTATTTCATAGAATGTCTCTATACAAAACGAGTTCTATGCTATCTTAAAATGTTGAGAATTAACTCTTCTCTATAAAGAAATGATCAAAAGTTAGATCATGAAGTCATCTTCAAATGTGTTCATGAACTCTTCAAATATCTGATCGTCTATATCTTGGTATACTGCCGCTTCCTCTTCTTTAGAATATTGAGAATCGATAAAGTCTATATCTTCAAACAACTCATTATTATCGATTAAACTTACTTCAAACTGCAGTTCTTGATGAATAAATTGATCTTGTAAATTCATAGTATATAGTATTCTGTTGTGATGATTAATTATATCACAAAGGTCTTGAATGACAGATCATTTCATTCGTAAAAACTCAACGCTAATTGGTAAAAAACTGAATTAATACATTAAAAAGAATCGACGTTACTTTTTAACAATCAAAAAGACTCAGTGAAGCTGAAATAAAGTCCATGAGAGGATTGACCAAATCCCATATCAATCCCCACATTCATTCTAGGTTGTAATTCGTATCGATACCCTATTCCGTAGTTTTGCATCCATT is from Flammeovirga agarivorans and encodes:
- the clcA gene encoding H(+)/Cl(-) exchange transporter ClcA, producing MELQSHSETVKETRLLLVLSLCVGILVGIVGGVYNYLTNHLDVFRDFVEAHLSITGVVIAMALGTFISYVLVKKYAPEAGGSGVQEVEGTMIGKRKIKWKQVVPVKFFGGIAAQLGGMVVGREGPTIHLGGAIGEMLTGFWKGSKYSEVDIRNHLLACGAGAGLAVAFNAPIAGVLLVIEEMRPSFKFNFRSYTGIMMASFVSTWIAQFIVGDTLDIPVGADQISVIPQVHYLSFVLFGVFMSLTGAAFLYAIKVGYSVFDFLKAKVPYITFIVVAISFALLFQINPNYNSSGMDLLANHLNDAQSLPELASLIIGRLVGGTISFCSGVVGGVFSPMLFIGASLGKVYALIAPGLHIYSAELAIIGMAGFFTAVVGAPLTGVILMSELTGQYQLLLPMGIVCMVAAMMMRFFGVKPLYESLLKRDIRIFGDESLKKAKN
- a CDS encoding Orn/Lys/Arg family decarboxylase is translated as MKYKNLYQALVFHSEAGKDTYIGKVISQIVANIESYGYKVIQTNDAFETRMAIENDASIALLLLDHSDANTKNLIEKVKERGLEAPIFLLNETEKITELPNEIFEEITGALYLQEDTPDFMAKHVRKHMEDYLESIKTPFFGGMVDYVEKGNEMWLAPGHNGGVFYEKSPVGKAFFDHMGENFFRSDFNFVPDLGGIFDHSGAYGEAEKQAAEIFGADRTYFVLNGTSTSNKMVNNGILTKGDLVLFDRNNHKSHHHSALMLSGAIPVYMQDDRNPFGMVGPLASSTLTEEHIREQIKNNPLVKDKEAYKKERPFRMAIIENCTYDGTIYNVQEIIDRIGHLCDYIFFDEAWGAFMNFHPLYAGHFGLGLKQLKDNDPGIVVTQSTHKQLAGLSQASQIHMKDDHLGEQKRRASHQRFNEVYMMHMSTSPYYPMFASLDVGAQMMKGKNGEWLWNSAIEMSIEMAKKVRALAAEFATNDDSDKQWFVDPFVPDVVNIKDSKFLENGQYKWEDIDTKILSKEQQAWSFEKGAKWHGYHDIEDNYVMKDPTKLLFLTPGLDRQSGEFAEMGIPAPILKEYMREKGIVAEKADFYSILFLLTPAIERTKISTLVAEMVKFKELYDNGALMEEALPEMAAQHPEFYKGRTLKEVCQEMHDVLKKWQADQLQKDMFQEQYFPTPVMTPYDAFQKFVQNEVEYVPMEEISGRVAATMALVYPPGIGVILPGERYDEKCEPTIKYFEMFQETNKKFPGFDNEIQGAYEEVQEDGSVKYYTYVVKED
- a CDS encoding basic amino acid/polyamine antiporter; this encodes MENKSTKVGLAGLVAIVFGSMIGGGIFNIPQNMAASASLGAVILSWIISGIGVGLLVYTFKTLSEERSDITSGIYGYAKAGFGRYVGFNSAWGYWISAALGNVAFAVMLNDALGVFFPVLLKHGWQTIALGSGMIWFMNFISFLGTGKTSFLNTISTVAKFAGLVIVIGILIVSFKYDLLTKDFWGNAYHLDGLGSQIKSTMLVTLWCFIGIEGAVVIGSKAKKSSDVGKATVIGFLAALSMYVIISVLAFGIMQQPELAKLADPSSGALLEAAVGHWGLTFVNVAVIISVTGAWLAWTILVAEVPHDAAKDGVLPKLFVKENGNGAPTTALYISSIIMQIGMFSVIFAQDVYLAAIDIAGVMILPSYLLSAMYLFKGAKSKEILANSKKRTLAIAVGAITTLYCLWLVYAAGMSYLLMATIFYAIGIPFYRLAHKDEVKAGKKIYTKGERVIEIVIMLLAIVAIYMISTGAVSF